The proteins below come from a single uncultured Carboxylicivirga sp. genomic window:
- a CDS encoding acyl-CoA carboxylase subunit beta, which produces MQNLEEKYNKFEQRNQQAEAGGGADRIEKQHKAGKLTARERINLFLDPGTFVELDKLVTHRCNNFGMEKTKFPGDGFLTGYGKVDGRLVYVFAQDFTVFGGSLSRTNADKIIKISKLALKMGAPLIGLNDSGGARIQEGVQSLAGYGEIFHLNVKASGVIPQISAIMGPCAGGAVYSPALTDFIFMVRDTSYMFVTGPEVIKTVTHEEVTKEELGGAMTHNSKSGVAHLMGDDDEHTLMMIRELLSFLPSNNMEDAPIVKSTDDIRRESEELQTLIPADPNRPYDMHDLINKVIDNQHFFEVMPHYAQNIITGFGRMDGKTVGIVANQPNYLAGVLDINSSAKGARFVRFCDAFNIPLVTFVDVPGFLPGTVQEYGGIIKHGAKLLYAYAEATVPKITVITRKAYGGAYDVMASKHLAADINFAYPTAEIAVMGPEGAVNIIFRGDTDEQSKAKRVDDYRQNFANPYRAAEMGYIDEIIYPKETRFKLIQALEMTENKNESNPPKKHGNIPL; this is translated from the coding sequence ATGCAAAATCTAGAAGAAAAATATAATAAGTTTGAACAACGCAACCAACAGGCCGAAGCAGGTGGTGGTGCTGATAGAATTGAAAAACAACATAAAGCAGGTAAATTAACTGCCCGCGAACGTATTAACTTATTCCTCGATCCGGGAACTTTTGTTGAGTTGGATAAACTTGTTACCCATCGTTGCAACAACTTTGGAATGGAGAAAACCAAGTTTCCGGGAGATGGCTTTCTTACCGGTTACGGTAAAGTAGACGGACGGTTGGTATATGTTTTCGCACAGGACTTCACTGTATTTGGGGGTTCGTTAAGCCGTACTAATGCCGATAAAATCATTAAGATATCAAAACTGGCTCTTAAAATGGGAGCTCCTTTAATTGGATTAAACGATTCGGGCGGAGCACGTATTCAGGAAGGTGTTCAAAGTTTGGCAGGCTATGGCGAAATCTTCCATTTAAATGTAAAAGCATCGGGAGTGATTCCTCAAATATCAGCCATTATGGGGCCCTGTGCAGGTGGTGCAGTCTATTCACCTGCCCTTACCGACTTTATTTTTATGGTGAGAGATACTAGTTATATGTTTGTAACCGGCCCCGAAGTAATTAAAACAGTTACCCACGAAGAAGTTACTAAAGAAGAATTAGGCGGTGCTATGACTCATAACTCAAAAAGTGGTGTAGCTCATTTAATGGGCGATGATGATGAACACACCCTTATGATGATTCGCGAATTACTGAGTTTCCTTCCATCCAACAATATGGAAGATGCTCCAATAGTGAAATCAACAGACGATATTCGCCGTGAATCAGAGGAACTACAAACCTTGATTCCAGCAGATCCTAACCGTCCTTATGACATGCACGACCTTATCAATAAGGTAATAGACAACCAGCACTTTTTTGAAGTAATGCCTCATTATGCCCAAAATATCATTACAGGTTTTGGACGTATGGATGGTAAAACGGTAGGTATTGTTGCTAATCAGCCTAATTACCTTGCTGGCGTTTTAGATATTAATTCATCAGCCAAAGGAGCACGTTTTGTACGTTTTTGCGATGCTTTCAATATTCCATTGGTAACATTTGTTGATGTACCCGGATTTTTACCCGGTACGGTTCAGGAATATGGAGGTATTATAAAACACGGAGCCAAATTACTGTATGCTTATGCTGAAGCTACAGTACCAAAAATCACAGTAATCACGCGTAAAGCCTACGGAGGTGCGTATGATGTAATGGCCTCGAAACATTTGGCAGCCGACATTAATTTTGCCTACCCTACTGCCGAAATAGCGGTAATGGGCCCTGAAGGAGCTGTAAATATAATTTTCAGAGGCGATACAGATGAGCAATCAAAAGCCAAACGAGTGGATGATTATCGCCAGAACTTTGCTAATCCCTATCGTGCAGCTGAAATGGGTTATATCGATGAAATCATCTATCCTAAAGAAACACGATTTAAATTGATACAGGCGTTGGAAATGACCGAAAACAAAAACGAATCAAATCCACCTAAAAAACATGGTAATATTCCTTTATAA
- a CDS encoding biotin/lipoyl-containing protein, whose translation MPLELKIDSRVAHIHVLEQQGSKYKVEIDGRIYNLDIEKVESDAYSVLLNGKSYNMEMIEGDTPSQYKVNTLNNYYEIEVIDAVARYRAKAKSHLDTGSNIISTPMPGKIVKIPVKVGDSVEKGQTVVVVSAMKMESEYKSASDGVVKSIHVAEGDAVEGNQPLIEIEAQ comes from the coding sequence ATGCCATTAGAACTTAAAATAGATAGCAGAGTCGCTCATATTCATGTATTGGAACAGCAAGGCTCGAAATATAAGGTGGAGATTGACGGACGCATATATAATTTAGATATTGAGAAAGTGGAATCAGATGCCTACTCGGTATTGCTAAATGGGAAATCGTATAACATGGAAATGATTGAGGGCGATACTCCCAGTCAGTACAAGGTTAATACGCTTAATAACTATTACGAAATTGAGGTAATTGATGCGGTAGCTCGTTATCGTGCCAAAGCCAAAAGTCATTTGGACACCGGAAGCAATATCATCTCTACTCCTATGCCAGGTAAAATTGTAAAAATACCTGTTAAGGTTGGTGATTCTGTTGAAAAGGGTCAAACCGTGGTGGTGGTTTCGGCCATGAAGATGGAAAGCGAATACAAAAGTGCATCCGACGGTGTGGTTAAAAGCATTCACGTTGCAGAAGGTGATGCTGTAGAAGGAAATCAACCCCTTATTGAAATTGAGGCGCAGTAA
- the accC gene encoding acetyl-CoA carboxylase biotin carboxylase subunit, whose product MIKKVLVANRGEIAIRVMRSCREMGLSTVAIFSEADRKAMHVRYADEAYCVGPASSSESYLNIDKIIEVAKNSKTDAIHPGYGFLSENATFADKVTKAGIIFIGPSTHAINTMGDKLTARELMIKSGVPVVPGTEENITNNDRLKEVANEIGYPVMIKASAGGGGKGMRLVRDEKNVISAYEMAKSEARSAFGNDAVYIEKYVEGPHHIEFQIMADQHGNYVHLFERECSVQRRHQKVVEETPSPLMTPKLREEMGKTAINAAKSVDYVGAGTVEFLVDNQLNFYFLEMNTRLQVEHPITERVTGIDLVKAQINVANGFPLFFKQDDLKQTGHAIECRIYAEDHKNNFMPCPGVVKNISEPLGLGVRTDGYVYEGYEIPFHYDPMISKLISWAPTRSEAIERMKRALYEYKITGVKTSIPFVSRIMQATDFVEGKYDTNFIEKNMDFLMTDDDCVDYCEDIALLVAYLDYTEKMKLNGEHTLQTEKHSSQWKEFGRRHNVIRL is encoded by the coding sequence ATGATTAAAAAAGTATTAGTTGCTAATAGAGGTGAAATTGCTATAAGAGTAATGAGATCTTGTCGTGAGATGGGACTATCGACTGTTGCAATATTCTCCGAAGCAGATCGTAAAGCCATGCATGTAAGGTATGCCGATGAAGCGTACTGTGTCGGTCCGGCAAGCTCTTCCGAAAGCTACTTAAATATTGATAAAATTATTGAAGTAGCTAAAAATTCAAAAACTGATGCTATTCATCCGGGCTACGGTTTTTTGTCGGAAAATGCAACGTTTGCAGATAAAGTAACAAAGGCCGGAATCATTTTCATTGGTCCTTCTACACACGCTATTAATACCATGGGCGATAAACTTACGGCACGTGAGTTAATGATTAAATCAGGTGTACCGGTTGTTCCTGGTACCGAAGAAAATATTACCAACAACGATAGGTTAAAAGAGGTGGCCAACGAGATTGGTTATCCGGTAATGATAAAGGCCAGTGCCGGTGGTGGTGGAAAAGGAATGCGTTTGGTACGCGATGAAAAAAATGTTATTTCTGCCTACGAAATGGCTAAATCAGAAGCAAGATCGGCCTTTGGAAACGATGCCGTATACATCGAAAAATATGTTGAAGGCCCACATCATATAGAGTTTCAAATTATGGCCGATCAACATGGAAATTACGTGCATCTTTTTGAGCGAGAATGTTCGGTTCAACGTCGTCATCAAAAAGTGGTTGAAGAAACTCCTTCTCCATTAATGACACCCAAGCTACGTGAAGAGATGGGTAAAACAGCCATTAATGCAGCCAAATCGGTTGATTATGTGGGAGCCGGTACTGTTGAATTTTTGGTTGATAACCAACTTAACTTCTACTTCCTTGAGATGAATACCCGCTTGCAGGTTGAACATCCCATTACCGAAAGAGTTACAGGCATCGACCTTGTGAAGGCGCAAATCAACGTGGCCAACGGTTTTCCTCTTTTTTTTAAACAGGATGATTTGAAACAAACGGGCCATGCCATCGAGTGCCGTATTTATGCCGAAGATCATAAAAATAACTTTATGCCTTGTCCAGGTGTGGTTAAAAACATTTCGGAACCGCTAGGTTTAGGAGTGCGAACAGATGGTTATGTGTATGAAGGATATGAAATACCGTTCCACTACGATCCAATGATATCGAAATTAATTTCGTGGGCTCCTACACGTAGCGAAGCTATTGAACGAATGAAAAGAGCTCTTTACGAATACAAAATCACCGGAGTAAAAACATCCATTCCTTTTGTTTCGAGAATTATGCAAGCTACCGATTTTGTAGAAGGTAAATACGATACCAATTTCATTGAGAAAAACATGGATTTTTTGATGACAGATGATGACTGTGTTGATTATTGCGAAGACATCGCCTTATTGGTTGCCTACCTCGACTATACCGAAAAAATGAAGTTGAATGGAGAGCACACTTTACAAACAGAGAAGCATTCTTCGCAATGGAAGGAGTTTGGACGAAGACATAATGTTATCAGACTTTAA
- a CDS encoding ferritin, which produces MLKKKVEEALVNQIEKEAYSSNLYLAMAVWAELNGFEGTSKWFYAQADEERLHMLKFIKYVNERGGKSVIPSIEQPPSDFKDMKEVFAKTLEHERYISELINDIIGVCVDEKDFTTQTWMQWFVNEQIEEEASVAAINDKLKIIGDHSLYMFDRDIMGMRGNTPASAE; this is translated from the coding sequence ATGTTGAAGAAGAAAGTAGAAGAAGCTTTGGTGAATCAAATCGAAAAAGAAGCGTATTCATCTAATCTTTACCTTGCTATGGCAGTTTGGGCTGAATTAAATGGTTTTGAAGGAACTTCGAAATGGTTTTATGCTCAGGCCGATGAAGAACGTTTACATATGTTGAAGTTTATTAAATATGTAAATGAAAGAGGTGGTAAATCTGTAATACCTTCTATTGAGCAGCCACCATCAGACTTTAAAGATATGAAGGAAGTATTTGCTAAAACATTGGAACACGAGCGATATATTTCTGAACTGATTAACGATATTATTGGTGTTTGTGTTGATGAGAAAGATTTTACAACTCAAACATGGATGCAATGGTTCGTTAATGAGCAAATTGAGGAAGAGGCTTCTGTAGCTGCAATCAATGATAAGTTGAAAATTATTGGTGATCACAGTTTGTATATGTTTGATCGCGATATAATGGGAATGAGAGGTAATACTCCAGCTAGTGCAGAATAA
- a CDS encoding glycoside hydrolase family 15 protein, with product MLRKVAISIKISFFRITEANKLTVFITNKLENSYWPMKNLNYGIIGNCRSAALVSEQGSIEWLCLPHFASPSTFAKLLDENKGGSFGLKPIGEYSSEQFYLPRTNILVTRFICATGEFELHDFMPRYRNENGKYYTPPDIVRYIKHIKGEVEVTVNFNPQLEYAEFPTHVEIKDDYIKARTDEGEYDSVYLYSSLDKQKIVDSSKITIKQNEFLLLSYNQKLLIQTTARSYLKHQRTKIYWLNWSERTTTFQEYENSILRSALVLKLLNYQKSGAILAALTTSLPETIGEVRNWDYRFCWIRDASMVVKIMTRLGHTRIVERYLDFIVNLMPDKGEKMQIMYGIHGEKFLHEMELTHLEGYEGSKPVRIGNAAYVQKQNDIYGILMDVILQYFKLYSITLERSEDLWTIVRNIVTIVEENWREPDKGIWEIRSEGKHFTFSKVLCWVAIDRAEKIARLLKCDNYANDWAILKEEIEVDIHKNAWSEKKQAFSQAYGSDDLDASVLLMESYDFIKPDDKKYKQTVLAIQKDLEYKGLMFRYKNQDDFGEPQSAFTICSFWLIRALYKIGLKDEAKQKFNELLKSANHLGLFSEDLDFKTRRLLGNFPQAYSHLAIIETAITLSGAQITEEEQILHTIH from the coding sequence ATGCTACGAAAAGTAGCAATTTCCATAAAAATAAGCTTTTTTCGCATTACTGAAGCAAATAAGCTTACCGTTTTTATAACAAACAAACTCGAAAATAGTTATTGGCCTATGAAAAATCTCAATTATGGAATAATTGGTAATTGTAGAAGTGCGGCATTAGTATCGGAGCAAGGATCGATAGAGTGGTTATGCCTCCCTCATTTTGCATCTCCTTCGACATTTGCAAAATTATTGGATGAGAATAAAGGAGGATCTTTTGGCTTAAAACCTATAGGTGAATATTCTTCAGAACAATTTTATCTACCTCGTACCAACATATTGGTTACCCGTTTTATATGTGCTACCGGAGAATTTGAACTTCATGATTTTATGCCTCGTTATCGCAACGAAAATGGAAAATACTATACTCCACCAGATATTGTGCGATACATTAAACACATTAAGGGTGAAGTAGAGGTAACCGTTAACTTTAATCCTCAACTTGAATATGCTGAATTTCCAACACACGTTGAAATTAAAGATGATTACATTAAAGCTCGTACAGATGAGGGAGAATATGACTCTGTCTACCTATATTCATCACTAGATAAACAAAAAATTGTTGATTCGAGTAAAATCACAATTAAACAGAATGAGTTTCTATTATTAAGCTATAATCAAAAACTACTAATTCAAACAACGGCTCGATCGTATTTAAAACATCAGCGTACTAAAATATACTGGTTAAACTGGTCGGAACGTACTACCACATTCCAGGAATACGAAAATTCGATTCTACGAAGTGCTCTTGTACTTAAGTTGCTTAATTACCAAAAATCGGGTGCTATTTTAGCTGCCTTAACTACATCGCTACCAGAAACAATAGGCGAAGTACGAAACTGGGATTATCGCTTCTGTTGGATAAGGGATGCATCTATGGTAGTAAAAATAATGACTCGCCTTGGACATACTCGAATTGTGGAACGTTACCTTGACTTTATCGTTAACCTGATGCCTGATAAAGGAGAGAAAATGCAAATCATGTATGGAATTCATGGCGAGAAATTCCTACACGAAATGGAGCTGACCCACTTGGAAGGTTATGAAGGAAGTAAACCTGTGAGAATTGGAAATGCTGCTTACGTTCAAAAACAAAACGATATCTATGGTATCCTGATGGATGTTATTTTGCAATATTTCAAATTGTATTCCATTACACTTGAACGAAGCGAGGATTTATGGACAATTGTACGCAATATTGTTACCATTGTTGAAGAGAACTGGCGCGAACCAGATAAAGGAATTTGGGAGATACGAAGCGAAGGTAAACACTTTACTTTTAGCAAAGTACTTTGTTGGGTAGCTATTGACCGAGCTGAAAAAATTGCTCGTTTGCTTAAATGTGATAACTATGCTAACGATTGGGCAATTTTAAAAGAGGAGATTGAAGTAGACATTCATAAAAACGCATGGTCGGAGAAAAAGCAAGCTTTTTCTCAAGCTTATGGCAGCGATGATCTAGATGCTTCGGTTCTTTTAATGGAAAGCTATGATTTTATAAAACCCGACGATAAGAAATACAAGCAAACGGTATTGGCTATTCAAAAGGACCTGGAATATAAAGGACTTATGTTCCGCTATAAAAATCAGGATGATTTTGGTGAGCCACAATCGGCATTTACTATTTGCTCATTCTGGCTCATCAGAGCATTATATAAAATCGGATTAAAAGACGAAGCAAAACAGAAGTTTAATGAGCTATTAAAATCTGCTAATCATCTTGGTTTATTTAGTGAAGACCTTGATTTTAAAACACGCAGATTGCTGGGGAACTTCCCACAAGCATATTCTCATTTGGCAATTATCGAAACTGCCATTACCCTATCCGGTGCTCAAATTACCGAAGAGGAACAAATTTTACACACAATACATTAA
- a CDS encoding bifunctional alpha,alpha-trehalose-phosphate synthase (UDP-forming)/trehalose-phosphatase, producing the protein MSKLHIVANRLPYSINKKDDEIELVASVGGLATGMKSVYEDYGGKWIGWSGLNSDDLDEQETKKIDSLLGDKNCVTVPLSEDEILEYYEGFSNKTIWPLFHYFTQYVDYTPANWETYKKVNQRFADKVLDVCEEGDTVWVHDYQLLLVPEMIKSKKPGVTVGFFLHIPFPSYEVFRILPWRMELLKGMLGADLLGFHIYDYERHFISSVRRLYGYEINFNQINLEDRVIKVDAYPMGIDYDKFVNAATEVMHKSIQERSDLHNELEKYFLMAPNRRLVLSIDRLDYSKGIPQRLRAFGTFLRQYPEFRGKVTMIMLAVPSRGHVEEYQLLKKEVDELVGNINGEFGKVNYVPVWYFYRSLPFENLIELYNSCDVALITPLRDGMNLVAKEYVASRINGTGSIVLSEMAGVSKEMGEAITINPINEEEIAEALHKALTMPVSEQKERMTLLQNRIRRYSIFKWAGEFVDDLNKVKEVQKEFLAKKISKTVYKEIDEKYAKAKKRAIFLDYDGTLTGFHKNPLEAKPNEELFDILKRLIADERNTVTIISGRDRYTLEKWFADIPINLICEHGVWLRRIGEEWETLTKVNNDWMPMIRPILERFVDRTPGSFIEEKNYSLVWHYRKAEPEQSEIRANELKDELIGLIGNLNLEIMEGSKVIEVKNGGINKGIAALQFIKNQKFDFITAIGDDWTDEFMFRELPNKTISIKVGLKRTAANYKLESVEAVRGFLKKLGQH; encoded by the coding sequence ATGTCGAAATTACACATTGTAGCTAATCGATTGCCTTATAGTATTAATAAAAAAGATGATGAAATAGAGCTTGTTGCAAGCGTTGGTGGCCTGGCCACCGGTATGAAATCTGTTTATGAAGACTATGGAGGGAAATGGATTGGGTGGTCCGGCCTGAATTCTGATGATCTGGATGAACAAGAAACTAAAAAAATAGATTCCCTGTTAGGAGATAAAAATTGTGTTACCGTACCTTTAAGTGAAGATGAAATTTTAGAATATTACGAAGGGTTCAGTAATAAAACCATATGGCCCTTGTTCCATTATTTTACTCAATATGTAGATTATACACCTGCCAATTGGGAAACATATAAAAAAGTAAATCAGCGATTTGCTGATAAGGTTTTAGATGTTTGCGAGGAAGGTGATACTGTGTGGGTACACGATTATCAGTTATTGCTGGTACCAGAGATGATAAAATCAAAGAAACCCGGTGTTACCGTAGGTTTCTTTTTACATATCCCTTTTCCTTCTTACGAAGTATTTAGAATTTTGCCTTGGAGAATGGAGCTTCTAAAAGGCATGTTAGGAGCTGATTTACTTGGTTTCCATATTTATGATTATGAGCGACATTTTATTAGCTCTGTTCGTCGATTATATGGTTATGAAATCAATTTTAACCAAATCAATTTAGAGGATAGAGTGATTAAGGTGGATGCTTATCCAATGGGGATCGATTATGATAAGTTTGTAAATGCTGCTACTGAAGTCATGCATAAAAGTATTCAGGAACGGTCGGATCTTCATAATGAATTAGAAAAGTATTTTCTGATGGCACCAAATCGAAGATTAGTGCTATCGATTGATCGCCTTGATTATTCAAAGGGTATACCGCAACGCTTGCGGGCTTTTGGCACTTTTTTGAGGCAGTATCCTGAATTTAGAGGTAAAGTAACCATGATAATGCTTGCTGTACCCAGTCGTGGACATGTGGAAGAATATCAGCTATTGAAGAAAGAAGTTGATGAGTTAGTCGGTAATATCAATGGTGAGTTTGGGAAAGTAAATTACGTTCCAGTATGGTATTTCTATCGATCATTACCATTCGAAAATTTGATTGAGCTTTATAATTCCTGTGATGTAGCATTGATTACTCCATTAAGAGATGGAATGAATCTGGTGGCTAAAGAGTATGTGGCATCTCGGATTAATGGTACAGGAAGCATCGTTTTAAGCGAAATGGCTGGCGTAAGTAAAGAAATGGGAGAGGCCATTACGATTAATCCGATTAATGAAGAAGAAATTGCAGAAGCATTACATAAGGCGTTAACAATGCCTGTTAGTGAGCAAAAAGAAAGAATGACCTTGCTACAAAATCGTATACGTCGTTATTCCATATTTAAATGGGCCGGCGAGTTTGTTGACGATTTAAATAAGGTTAAAGAAGTTCAGAAAGAATTCTTAGCTAAGAAGATTTCTAAAACTGTTTACAAAGAAATTGATGAGAAATATGCAAAAGCTAAAAAACGTGCTATATTTCTTGATTACGATGGAACCCTAACCGGATTTCATAAAAATCCATTAGAGGCTAAACCTAATGAGGAATTGTTTGACATTTTGAAGCGCTTAATAGCCGATGAACGAAATACAGTAACTATTATTAGCGGACGCGATCGTTACACCCTTGAAAAATGGTTTGCTGATATACCTATTAATCTTATTTGCGAACATGGAGTATGGCTGCGAAGAATTGGTGAAGAATGGGAAACTCTTACAAAAGTTAATAATGACTGGATGCCAATGATTCGTCCTATACTGGAACGTTTTGTTGATAGAACCCCAGGATCATTTATTGAAGAAAAGAATTATTCGTTGGTATGGCATTATCGTAAAGCTGAACCTGAACAAAGTGAAATCAGAGCCAATGAATTAAAAGATGAGTTGATTGGCTTAATTGGTAACCTTAATCTAGAAATAATGGAAGGAAGTAAGGTTATTGAGGTCAAAAACGGAGGTATAAATAAAGGAATTGCAGCATTGCAATTTATCAAGAATCAGAAATTTGATTTTATTACTGCAATAGGGGATGACTGGACTGATGAATTTATGTTCAGGGAATTGCCAAATAAAACGATAAGTATTAAGGTTGGATTGAAAAGAACAGCCGCGAATTATAAGTTAGAATCGGTAGAAGCTGTAAGAGGATTCTTAAAGAAATTAGGTCAACATTAA